Proteins from a genomic interval of Rosa chinensis cultivar Old Blush chromosome 2, RchiOBHm-V2, whole genome shotgun sequence:
- the LOC112190301 gene encoding GPI ethanolamine phosphate transferase 2 isoform X4 produces the protein MTIFWASQFFKIGWKMVMLGDETWLKLFPGLFMRHDGVSSFFVKDTVQVDQNVSRHLGHELSRDDWNFLILHYLGLDHVGHTGGRNSALMAPKLTEMDEVVKMIHMTNILNQKNDQGQTLLVVVSDHGMTESGNHGGSSYEETDSLALFIGLKNDVSDYLSSTHNNVDQVDIAPTLALLLGVPIPKNNVGVLIPEIFGYLSEDKQLKALELNSWQLVRLLQAQIPGLSCRNHPCDGSGGDQESRVTKCYGSIERMCCCLYTNAALLKKSWMSKEVSRSNSRKDYTSTVAAYYEFLRTASEWLSRRATDKPVSLLTLGIAAMFLSCLILLSLLFHIYKEVYTREMQCPFDLKSIMQTWCLEETFILGVTLILIISMTSSSLVEEEQYIWHFMASTLHLLLLRKAIQSCVHSFSRGQNKTSGLQMSSICVLLISGRILRGWHQGGVNWTNLPDISKWLEKAGNDNVKSVQLVACLLVIALSLYALVLFGSNRNIVLVIGFSFLVSGLLVVQNILKHQDGMFASSSYSANTLVQITYAILGVSTSGTVIALPWLVPFSISETGLSHDVYMSSASSEVQNKSLLMKLRESLFLIGWAYISCWCLLQLLLQQTINSMPILLLHVQTLASMLYFSYSGLHHNQWVEVSAFYFLGMAGHFALGNSNSLATIDVAGAFIGISSHSTVLSGILMFIITYASPMLFILSMVMYISLKDTSYFVSPSDADLRQLLKMMIGFPCLLPLGLNSILLTAYTIVLVFMSNHLFVWSVFSPKYIYVCTTTICVYVGVSVIAATVTYAYLVLGLRRKKQYKLRHQQ, from the exons ATGACAATCTTCTGGGCAA GCCAGTTTTTCAAGATTGGTTGGAAAATGGTGATGCTCGGTGATGAAACATGGCTCAAGTTGTTTCCCGGATTGTTTATGAGGCATGATGGAGTCAGCAGTTTCTTC GTCAAAGATACTGTACAAGTGGATCAAAATGTTTCTAGACATCTGGGCCATGAGCTTAGCAGAGATGACTGGAATTTTCTG ATTCTTCATTATCTCGGCTTAGATCATGTTGGACATACTGGTGGGCGCAACAG TGCCTTGATGGCCCCAAAACTTACAGAGATGGATGAGGTGGTGAAgatgattcatatgactaatATACTGAATCAAAAGAACGATCAAGGACAAACACTCTTG GTCGTAGTAAGTGACCACGGTATGACTGAAAGTGGTAATCATGGAGGGTCCTCATATGAAGAAACGGACTCCTTAGCACTATTTATTGGCCTGAAAAATGACGTCTCTGATTATTTGTCGTCTACGCATAACAATGTTGACCAG GTTGACATTGCACCAACTTTAGCTCTTCTATTAGGTGTGCCAATTCCAAAGAACAATGTTGGTGTTCTAATTCCAGAAATCTTTGGATATTTGAGtg AAGACAAGCAGCTGAAGGCACTGGAGTTGAATTCCTGGCAATTAGTTAGATTATTGCAAGCACAAATACCTGGTTTATCATGTCGAAATCATCCCTGTGATGGCTCAGGTGGTGATCAAGAGTCCAGAGTAACTAAGTGTTATGGGAGTATAGAAAGGATGTGCTGTTGCTTATATACGAATGCTGCACTTCTCAAAAAGTCCTGGATGTCTAAGGAAGTTTCCAG GTCTAATAGTAGGAAAGACTATACCAGCACTGTTGCAGCATACTATGAGTTTCTGAGAACTGCAAGTGAGTGGCTATCACGCAGAGCAACTGAT aaaCCTGTAAGCCTGCTTACTCTTGGAATAGCTGCAATGTTCCTATCTTGTCTGATACTGTTAAGCCTTCTGTTTCACATCTACAAAGAAGTCTACACTAGAGAGATGCAATGCCCTTTTGACTTAAAGAGCATCATGCAGACCTGGTGTCTAGAAGAGACATTTATTTTGGGTGTTACATTGATTCTCATTATAAGTATGACATCAAGTTCTTTGGTAGAGGAAGAGCAGTATATTTGGCATTTTATGGCTTCCACATTGCATTTATTACTATTGCGTAAAGCAATACAAAGTTGTGTACACAGTTTTTCCAGGGgacaaaacaaaacaagtgGTCTTCAAATGAGTTCCATCTGTGTGCTTCTAATTTCTGGGAGGATATTGAGAGGTTGGCACCAAGGAGGCGTGAATTGGACCAATCTTCCTGACATATCTAAGTGGCTTGAGAAGGCTGGGAATGACAATGTAAAATCAGTTCAGCTAGTTGCATGCCTTCTTGTGATTGCGTTAAGCTTATATGCTCTTGTTTTATTTGGATCAAACAGGAATATAGTTCTGGTCATTGGATTTAGCTTTCTTGTGTCTGGGTTGTTGGTTGTGCAAAATATCCTTAAACATCAGGATGGCATGTTTGCCTCATCCAGTTACAGTGCAAATACATTGGTACAGATAACTTATGCAATTCTTGGTGTTTCCACAAGTGGGACAGTTATTGCCTTGCCATGGCTTGTACCTTTTTCAATATCTGAGACTGGCTTGAGTCATGATGTGTACATGTCATCTGCTTCTAGTGAAGTTCAGAATAAGTCACTGCTGATGAAGTTAAGAGAATCTTTATTTCTAATTGGGTGGGCATACATATCCTGCTGGTGTCTTCTGCAGCTTTTGCTCCAACAAACAATTAACTCAATGCCTATACTCCTGCTACATGTGCAAACTTTGGCCAGCATGCTGTATTTTTCTTATAGTGGGTTGCACCACAACCAGTGGGTTGAG GTTTCTGCATTTTACTTTTTGGGAATGGCAGGCCATTTTGCTCTAGGAAACAGCAATTCTCTAGCTACTATTGATGTTGCCGGAGCCTTTATT GGCATCTCAAGTCACTCAACAGTACTTTCTGGAATTTTAATGTTCATTATAACCTATGCTTCCCCAATGCTATTCATACTTAGCATGGTGATGTATATCTCTTTGAAGGACACAAGCTATTTTGTATCTCCGTCTGATGCAGATTTAAGACAACTCCTCAAAATGATGATTGGCTTTCCTTGTCTGCTTCCACTGGGCTTGAACTCCATTCTATTGACAGCGTACACCATCGTATTGGTGTTTATGAGCAACCATCTTTTTGTCTGGAGCGTCTTTTCTCCAAA GTACATCTATGTTTGTACTACAACCATATGTGTGTATGTTGGAGTCTCTGTCATAGCTGCAACTGTAACATATGCATATTTGGTGCTGGGGTTAAGGAGAAAGAAGCAATATAAGCTTAGGCACCAGCAATGA
- the LOC112190301 gene encoding GPI ethanolamine phosphate transferase 2 isoform X2, translating to MEAMPYTQSLLGNGMAIGYHAKAAPPTVTMPRLKAMVSGAIGGFLDVALNFNTQAMVDDNLLGQFFKIGWKMVMLGDETWLKLFPGLFMRHDGVSSFFVKDTVQVDQNVSRHLGHELSRDDWNFLILHYLGLDHVGHTGGRNSALMAPKLTEMDEVVKMIHMTNILNQKNDQGQTLLVVVSDHGMTESGNHGGSSYEETDSLALFIGLKNDVSDYLSSTHNNVDQVDIAPTLALLLGVPIPKNNVGVLIPEIFGYLSEDKQLKALELNSWQLVRLLQAQIPGLSCRNHPCDGSGGDQESRVTKCYGSIERMCCCLYTNAALLKKSWMSKEVSRSNSRKDYTSTVAAYYEFLRTASEWLSRRATDKPVSLLTLGIAAMFLSCLILLSLLFHIYKEVYTREMQCPFDLKSIMQTWCLEETFILGVTLILIISMTSSSLVEEEQYIWHFMASTLHLLLLRKAIQSCVHSFSRGQNKTSGLQMSSICVLLISGRILRGWHQGGVNWTNLPDISKWLEKAGNDNVKSVQLVACLLVIALSLYALVLFGSNRNIVLVIGFSFLVSGLLVVQNILKHQDGMFASSSYSANTLVQITYAILGVSTSGTVIALPWLVPFSISETGLSHDVYMSSASSEVQNKSLLMKLRESLFLIGWAYISCWCLLQLLLQQTINSMPILLLHVQTLASMLYFSYSGLHHNQWVEVSAFYFLGMAGHFALGNSNSLATIDVAGAFIGISSHSTVLSGILMFIITYASPMLFILSMVMYISLKDTSYFVSPSDADLRQLLKMMIGFPCLLPLGLNSILLTAYTIVLVFMSNHLFVWSVFSPKYIYVCTTTICVYVGVSVIAATVTYAYLVLGLRRKKQYKLRHQQ from the exons ATGGAGGCTATGCCGTATACTCAGTCATTGCTTGGAAATGGAATGGCAATCGGGTACCATGCAAAAGCCGCACCTCCAACTGTTACAATGCCTCGTTTGAAG GCTATGGTTTCTGGAGCAATTGGGGGATTCCTTGATGTGGCTTTGAATTTCAACACACAGGCTATGGTGGATGACAATCTTCTGG GCCAGTTTTTCAAGATTGGTTGGAAAATGGTGATGCTCGGTGATGAAACATGGCTCAAGTTGTTTCCCGGATTGTTTATGAGGCATGATGGAGTCAGCAGTTTCTTC GTCAAAGATACTGTACAAGTGGATCAAAATGTTTCTAGACATCTGGGCCATGAGCTTAGCAGAGATGACTGGAATTTTCTG ATTCTTCATTATCTCGGCTTAGATCATGTTGGACATACTGGTGGGCGCAACAG TGCCTTGATGGCCCCAAAACTTACAGAGATGGATGAGGTGGTGAAgatgattcatatgactaatATACTGAATCAAAAGAACGATCAAGGACAAACACTCTTG GTCGTAGTAAGTGACCACGGTATGACTGAAAGTGGTAATCATGGAGGGTCCTCATATGAAGAAACGGACTCCTTAGCACTATTTATTGGCCTGAAAAATGACGTCTCTGATTATTTGTCGTCTACGCATAACAATGTTGACCAG GTTGACATTGCACCAACTTTAGCTCTTCTATTAGGTGTGCCAATTCCAAAGAACAATGTTGGTGTTCTAATTCCAGAAATCTTTGGATATTTGAGtg AAGACAAGCAGCTGAAGGCACTGGAGTTGAATTCCTGGCAATTAGTTAGATTATTGCAAGCACAAATACCTGGTTTATCATGTCGAAATCATCCCTGTGATGGCTCAGGTGGTGATCAAGAGTCCAGAGTAACTAAGTGTTATGGGAGTATAGAAAGGATGTGCTGTTGCTTATATACGAATGCTGCACTTCTCAAAAAGTCCTGGATGTCTAAGGAAGTTTCCAG GTCTAATAGTAGGAAAGACTATACCAGCACTGTTGCAGCATACTATGAGTTTCTGAGAACTGCAAGTGAGTGGCTATCACGCAGAGCAACTGAT aaaCCTGTAAGCCTGCTTACTCTTGGAATAGCTGCAATGTTCCTATCTTGTCTGATACTGTTAAGCCTTCTGTTTCACATCTACAAAGAAGTCTACACTAGAGAGATGCAATGCCCTTTTGACTTAAAGAGCATCATGCAGACCTGGTGTCTAGAAGAGACATTTATTTTGGGTGTTACATTGATTCTCATTATAAGTATGACATCAAGTTCTTTGGTAGAGGAAGAGCAGTATATTTGGCATTTTATGGCTTCCACATTGCATTTATTACTATTGCGTAAAGCAATACAAAGTTGTGTACACAGTTTTTCCAGGGgacaaaacaaaacaagtgGTCTTCAAATGAGTTCCATCTGTGTGCTTCTAATTTCTGGGAGGATATTGAGAGGTTGGCACCAAGGAGGCGTGAATTGGACCAATCTTCCTGACATATCTAAGTGGCTTGAGAAGGCTGGGAATGACAATGTAAAATCAGTTCAGCTAGTTGCATGCCTTCTTGTGATTGCGTTAAGCTTATATGCTCTTGTTTTATTTGGATCAAACAGGAATATAGTTCTGGTCATTGGATTTAGCTTTCTTGTGTCTGGGTTGTTGGTTGTGCAAAATATCCTTAAACATCAGGATGGCATGTTTGCCTCATCCAGTTACAGTGCAAATACATTGGTACAGATAACTTATGCAATTCTTGGTGTTTCCACAAGTGGGACAGTTATTGCCTTGCCATGGCTTGTACCTTTTTCAATATCTGAGACTGGCTTGAGTCATGATGTGTACATGTCATCTGCTTCTAGTGAAGTTCAGAATAAGTCACTGCTGATGAAGTTAAGAGAATCTTTATTTCTAATTGGGTGGGCATACATATCCTGCTGGTGTCTTCTGCAGCTTTTGCTCCAACAAACAATTAACTCAATGCCTATACTCCTGCTACATGTGCAAACTTTGGCCAGCATGCTGTATTTTTCTTATAGTGGGTTGCACCACAACCAGTGGGTTGAG GTTTCTGCATTTTACTTTTTGGGAATGGCAGGCCATTTTGCTCTAGGAAACAGCAATTCTCTAGCTACTATTGATGTTGCCGGAGCCTTTATT GGCATCTCAAGTCACTCAACAGTACTTTCTGGAATTTTAATGTTCATTATAACCTATGCTTCCCCAATGCTATTCATACTTAGCATGGTGATGTATATCTCTTTGAAGGACACAAGCTATTTTGTATCTCCGTCTGATGCAGATTTAAGACAACTCCTCAAAATGATGATTGGCTTTCCTTGTCTGCTTCCACTGGGCTTGAACTCCATTCTATTGACAGCGTACACCATCGTATTGGTGTTTATGAGCAACCATCTTTTTGTCTGGAGCGTCTTTTCTCCAAA GTACATCTATGTTTGTACTACAACCATATGTGTGTATGTTGGAGTCTCTGTCATAGCTGCAACTGTAACATATGCATATTTGGTGCTGGGGTTAAGGAGAAAGAAGCAATATAAGCTTAGGCACCAGCAATGA
- the LOC112190301 gene encoding GPI ethanolamine phosphate transferase 2 isoform X1, which translates to MSGLSCTKLTLFTVAGVAIQLVGLSLFVFGFFPVKPTLPGHSGAESFRAPTCNSIRNESLNDLPPHHLTSLYKDLSGIPPAFDRLILMVIDGLPAEFVLGKDGEPPRKDLMEAMPYTQSLLGNGMAIGYHAKAAPPTVTMPRLKAMVSGAIGGFLDVALNFNTQAMVDDNLLGQFFKIGWKMVMLGDETWLKLFPGLFMRHDGVSSFFVKDTVQVDQNVSRHLGHELSRDDWNFLILHYLGLDHVGHTGGRNSALMAPKLTEMDEVVKMIHMTNILNQKNDQGQTLLVVVSDHGMTESGNHGGSSYEETDSLALFIGLKNDVSDYLSSTHNNVDQVDIAPTLALLLGVPIPKNNVGVLIPEIFGYLSEDKQLKALELNSWQLVRLLQAQIPGLSCRNHPCDGSGGDQESRVTKCYGSIERMCCCLYTNAALLKKSWMSKEVSRSNSRKDYTSTVAAYYEFLRTASEWLSRRATDKPVSLLTLGIAAMFLSCLILLSLLFHIYKEVYTREMQCPFDLKSIMQTWCLEETFILGVTLILIISMTSSSLVEEEQYIWHFMASTLHLLLLRKAIQSCVHSFSRGQNKTSGLQMSSICVLLISGRILRGWHQGGVNWTNLPDISKWLEKAGNDNVKSVQLVACLLVIALSLYALVLFGSNRNIVLVIGFSFLVSGLLVVQNILKHQDGMFASSSYSANTLVQITYAILGVSTSGTVIALPWLVPFSISETGLSHDVYMSSASSEVQNKSLLMKLRESLFLIGWAYISCWCLLQLLLQQTINSMPILLLHVQTLASMLYFSYSGLHHNQWVEVSAFYFLGMAGHFALGNSNSLATIDVAGAFIGISSHSTVLSGILMFIITYASPMLFILSMVMYISLKDTSYFVSPSDADLRQLLKMMIGFPCLLPLGLNSILLTAYTIVLVFMSNHLFVWSVFSPKYIYVCTTTICVYVGVSVIAATVTYAYLVLGLRRKKQYKLRHQQ; encoded by the exons TGGTGCGGAGAGTTTTCGAGCACCCACTTGCAATTCGATTCGAAATGAGAGCCTGAATGATCTGCCTCCTCATCATCTCACGTCACTCTATAAG GATCTATCTGGAATCCCACCTGCATTTGACAGGCTAATACTAATG GTTATTGATGGTCTTCCAGCTGAGTTTGTTCTAGGCAAGGATGGTGAGCCTCCAAGGAAGGATTTAATGGAGGCTATGCCGTATACTCAGTCATTGCTTGGAAATGGAATGGCAATCGGGTACCATGCAAAAGCCGCACCTCCAACTGTTACAATGCCTCGTTTGAAG GCTATGGTTTCTGGAGCAATTGGGGGATTCCTTGATGTGGCTTTGAATTTCAACACACAGGCTATGGTGGATGACAATCTTCTGG GCCAGTTTTTCAAGATTGGTTGGAAAATGGTGATGCTCGGTGATGAAACATGGCTCAAGTTGTTTCCCGGATTGTTTATGAGGCATGATGGAGTCAGCAGTTTCTTC GTCAAAGATACTGTACAAGTGGATCAAAATGTTTCTAGACATCTGGGCCATGAGCTTAGCAGAGATGACTGGAATTTTCTG ATTCTTCATTATCTCGGCTTAGATCATGTTGGACATACTGGTGGGCGCAACAG TGCCTTGATGGCCCCAAAACTTACAGAGATGGATGAGGTGGTGAAgatgattcatatgactaatATACTGAATCAAAAGAACGATCAAGGACAAACACTCTTG GTCGTAGTAAGTGACCACGGTATGACTGAAAGTGGTAATCATGGAGGGTCCTCATATGAAGAAACGGACTCCTTAGCACTATTTATTGGCCTGAAAAATGACGTCTCTGATTATTTGTCGTCTACGCATAACAATGTTGACCAG GTTGACATTGCACCAACTTTAGCTCTTCTATTAGGTGTGCCAATTCCAAAGAACAATGTTGGTGTTCTAATTCCAGAAATCTTTGGATATTTGAGtg AAGACAAGCAGCTGAAGGCACTGGAGTTGAATTCCTGGCAATTAGTTAGATTATTGCAAGCACAAATACCTGGTTTATCATGTCGAAATCATCCCTGTGATGGCTCAGGTGGTGATCAAGAGTCCAGAGTAACTAAGTGTTATGGGAGTATAGAAAGGATGTGCTGTTGCTTATATACGAATGCTGCACTTCTCAAAAAGTCCTGGATGTCTAAGGAAGTTTCCAG GTCTAATAGTAGGAAAGACTATACCAGCACTGTTGCAGCATACTATGAGTTTCTGAGAACTGCAAGTGAGTGGCTATCACGCAGAGCAACTGAT aaaCCTGTAAGCCTGCTTACTCTTGGAATAGCTGCAATGTTCCTATCTTGTCTGATACTGTTAAGCCTTCTGTTTCACATCTACAAAGAAGTCTACACTAGAGAGATGCAATGCCCTTTTGACTTAAAGAGCATCATGCAGACCTGGTGTCTAGAAGAGACATTTATTTTGGGTGTTACATTGATTCTCATTATAAGTATGACATCAAGTTCTTTGGTAGAGGAAGAGCAGTATATTTGGCATTTTATGGCTTCCACATTGCATTTATTACTATTGCGTAAAGCAATACAAAGTTGTGTACACAGTTTTTCCAGGGgacaaaacaaaacaagtgGTCTTCAAATGAGTTCCATCTGTGTGCTTCTAATTTCTGGGAGGATATTGAGAGGTTGGCACCAAGGAGGCGTGAATTGGACCAATCTTCCTGACATATCTAAGTGGCTTGAGAAGGCTGGGAATGACAATGTAAAATCAGTTCAGCTAGTTGCATGCCTTCTTGTGATTGCGTTAAGCTTATATGCTCTTGTTTTATTTGGATCAAACAGGAATATAGTTCTGGTCATTGGATTTAGCTTTCTTGTGTCTGGGTTGTTGGTTGTGCAAAATATCCTTAAACATCAGGATGGCATGTTTGCCTCATCCAGTTACAGTGCAAATACATTGGTACAGATAACTTATGCAATTCTTGGTGTTTCCACAAGTGGGACAGTTATTGCCTTGCCATGGCTTGTACCTTTTTCAATATCTGAGACTGGCTTGAGTCATGATGTGTACATGTCATCTGCTTCTAGTGAAGTTCAGAATAAGTCACTGCTGATGAAGTTAAGAGAATCTTTATTTCTAATTGGGTGGGCATACATATCCTGCTGGTGTCTTCTGCAGCTTTTGCTCCAACAAACAATTAACTCAATGCCTATACTCCTGCTACATGTGCAAACTTTGGCCAGCATGCTGTATTTTTCTTATAGTGGGTTGCACCACAACCAGTGGGTTGAG GTTTCTGCATTTTACTTTTTGGGAATGGCAGGCCATTTTGCTCTAGGAAACAGCAATTCTCTAGCTACTATTGATGTTGCCGGAGCCTTTATT GGCATCTCAAGTCACTCAACAGTACTTTCTGGAATTTTAATGTTCATTATAACCTATGCTTCCCCAATGCTATTCATACTTAGCATGGTGATGTATATCTCTTTGAAGGACACAAGCTATTTTGTATCTCCGTCTGATGCAGATTTAAGACAACTCCTCAAAATGATGATTGGCTTTCCTTGTCTGCTTCCACTGGGCTTGAACTCCATTCTATTGACAGCGTACACCATCGTATTGGTGTTTATGAGCAACCATCTTTTTGTCTGGAGCGTCTTTTCTCCAAA GTACATCTATGTTTGTACTACAACCATATGTGTGTATGTTGGAGTCTCTGTCATAGCTGCAACTGTAACATATGCATATTTGGTGCTGGGGTTAAGGAGAAAGAAGCAATATAAGCTTAGGCACCAGCAATGA
- the LOC112190301 gene encoding GPI ethanolamine phosphate transferase 2 isoform X3: MSGLSCTKLTLFTVAGVAIQLVGLSLFVFGFFPVKPTLPGHSGAESFRAPTCNSIRNESLNDLPPHHLTSLYKDLSGIPPAFDRLILMVIDGLPAEFVLGKDGEPPRKDLMEAMPYTQSLLGNGMAIGYHAKAAPPTVTMPRLKAMVSGAIGGFLDVALNFNTQAMVDDNLLGQFFKIGWKMVMLGDETWLKLFPGLFMRHDGVSSFFVKDTVQVDQNVSRHLGHELSRDDWNFLILHYLGLDHVGHTGGRNSALMAPKLTEMDEVVKMIHMTNILNQKNDQGQTLLVVVSDHGMTESGNHGGSSYEETDSLALFIGLKNDVSDYLSSTHNNVDQVDIAPTLALLLGVPIPKNNVGVLIPEIFGYLSEDKQLKALELNSWQLVRLLQAQIPGLSCRNHPCDGSGGDQESRVTKCYGSIERMCCCLYTNAALLKKSWMSKEVSRSNSRKDYTSTVAAYYEFLRTASEWLSRRATDKPVSLLTLGIAAMFLSCLILLSLLFHIYKEVYTREMQCPFDLKSIMQTWCLEETFILGVTLILIISMTSSSLVEEEQYIWHFMASTLHLLLLRKAIQSCVHSFSRGQNKTSGLQMSSICVLLISGRILRGWHQGGVNWTNLPDISKWLEKAGNDNVKSVQLVACLLVIALSLYALVLFGSNRNIVLVIGFSFLVSGLLVVQNILKHQDGMFASSSYSANTLVQITYAILGVSTSGTVIALPWLVPFSISETGLSHDVYMSSASSEVQNKSLLMKLRESLFLIGWAYISCWCLLQLLLQQTINSMPILLLHVQTLASMLYFSYSGLHHNQWVEVSAFYFLGMAGHFALGNSNSLATIDVAGAFII, from the exons TGGTGCGGAGAGTTTTCGAGCACCCACTTGCAATTCGATTCGAAATGAGAGCCTGAATGATCTGCCTCCTCATCATCTCACGTCACTCTATAAG GATCTATCTGGAATCCCACCTGCATTTGACAGGCTAATACTAATG GTTATTGATGGTCTTCCAGCTGAGTTTGTTCTAGGCAAGGATGGTGAGCCTCCAAGGAAGGATTTAATGGAGGCTATGCCGTATACTCAGTCATTGCTTGGAAATGGAATGGCAATCGGGTACCATGCAAAAGCCGCACCTCCAACTGTTACAATGCCTCGTTTGAAG GCTATGGTTTCTGGAGCAATTGGGGGATTCCTTGATGTGGCTTTGAATTTCAACACACAGGCTATGGTGGATGACAATCTTCTGG GCCAGTTTTTCAAGATTGGTTGGAAAATGGTGATGCTCGGTGATGAAACATGGCTCAAGTTGTTTCCCGGATTGTTTATGAGGCATGATGGAGTCAGCAGTTTCTTC GTCAAAGATACTGTACAAGTGGATCAAAATGTTTCTAGACATCTGGGCCATGAGCTTAGCAGAGATGACTGGAATTTTCTG ATTCTTCATTATCTCGGCTTAGATCATGTTGGACATACTGGTGGGCGCAACAG TGCCTTGATGGCCCCAAAACTTACAGAGATGGATGAGGTGGTGAAgatgattcatatgactaatATACTGAATCAAAAGAACGATCAAGGACAAACACTCTTG GTCGTAGTAAGTGACCACGGTATGACTGAAAGTGGTAATCATGGAGGGTCCTCATATGAAGAAACGGACTCCTTAGCACTATTTATTGGCCTGAAAAATGACGTCTCTGATTATTTGTCGTCTACGCATAACAATGTTGACCAG GTTGACATTGCACCAACTTTAGCTCTTCTATTAGGTGTGCCAATTCCAAAGAACAATGTTGGTGTTCTAATTCCAGAAATCTTTGGATATTTGAGtg AAGACAAGCAGCTGAAGGCACTGGAGTTGAATTCCTGGCAATTAGTTAGATTATTGCAAGCACAAATACCTGGTTTATCATGTCGAAATCATCCCTGTGATGGCTCAGGTGGTGATCAAGAGTCCAGAGTAACTAAGTGTTATGGGAGTATAGAAAGGATGTGCTGTTGCTTATATACGAATGCTGCACTTCTCAAAAAGTCCTGGATGTCTAAGGAAGTTTCCAG GTCTAATAGTAGGAAAGACTATACCAGCACTGTTGCAGCATACTATGAGTTTCTGAGAACTGCAAGTGAGTGGCTATCACGCAGAGCAACTGAT aaaCCTGTAAGCCTGCTTACTCTTGGAATAGCTGCAATGTTCCTATCTTGTCTGATACTGTTAAGCCTTCTGTTTCACATCTACAAAGAAGTCTACACTAGAGAGATGCAATGCCCTTTTGACTTAAAGAGCATCATGCAGACCTGGTGTCTAGAAGAGACATTTATTTTGGGTGTTACATTGATTCTCATTATAAGTATGACATCAAGTTCTTTGGTAGAGGAAGAGCAGTATATTTGGCATTTTATGGCTTCCACATTGCATTTATTACTATTGCGTAAAGCAATACAAAGTTGTGTACACAGTTTTTCCAGGGgacaaaacaaaacaagtgGTCTTCAAATGAGTTCCATCTGTGTGCTTCTAATTTCTGGGAGGATATTGAGAGGTTGGCACCAAGGAGGCGTGAATTGGACCAATCTTCCTGACATATCTAAGTGGCTTGAGAAGGCTGGGAATGACAATGTAAAATCAGTTCAGCTAGTTGCATGCCTTCTTGTGATTGCGTTAAGCTTATATGCTCTTGTTTTATTTGGATCAAACAGGAATATAGTTCTGGTCATTGGATTTAGCTTTCTTGTGTCTGGGTTGTTGGTTGTGCAAAATATCCTTAAACATCAGGATGGCATGTTTGCCTCATCCAGTTACAGTGCAAATACATTGGTACAGATAACTTATGCAATTCTTGGTGTTTCCACAAGTGGGACAGTTATTGCCTTGCCATGGCTTGTACCTTTTTCAATATCTGAGACTGGCTTGAGTCATGATGTGTACATGTCATCTGCTTCTAGTGAAGTTCAGAATAAGTCACTGCTGATGAAGTTAAGAGAATCTTTATTTCTAATTGGGTGGGCATACATATCCTGCTGGTGTCTTCTGCAGCTTTTGCTCCAACAAACAATTAACTCAATGCCTATACTCCTGCTACATGTGCAAACTTTGGCCAGCATGCTGTATTTTTCTTATAGTGGGTTGCACCACAACCAGTGGGTTGAG GTTTCTGCATTTTACTTTTTGGGAATGGCAGGCCATTTTGCTCTAGGAAACAGCAATTCTCTAGCTACTATTGATGTTGCCGGAGCCTTTATT ATTTAA